A region from the Vicia villosa cultivar HV-30 ecotype Madison, WI linkage group LG3, Vvil1.0, whole genome shotgun sequence genome encodes:
- the LOC131654731 gene encoding large ribosomal subunit protein uL18 → MVFVKSQKSKAYFKRYQVKFKRRREGKTDYRARIRLINQDKNKYNTPKYRFVVRFTNKDIVAQIVSASIAGDIVLAAAYSHELPHYGLTVGLTNYAAAYCTGLLLARRVLKTLEMDEEYEGNVEATGEDYSVEPADSRRPFRALLDVGLVKTTTGNRVFGALKGALDGGLDIPHSDKRFAGFDKEKKELDAEVHRKYIFGGHVTAYMKTLIEDEPEKYQTHFSQYIKKGIEADGIEELYKKVHAAIRADPSIKKSGKQPPKEHKRYNLKKLTYDERRAKLVARLEALNSAVDEDEDDE, encoded by the exons ATG GTTTTCGTCAAGTCTCAGAAATCAAAGGCGTACTTTAAGCGCTACCAGGTTAAGTTCAAGAGAAGAAGAG AGGGTAAGACTGATTACAGAGCCAGAATTCGCCTGATTAATCAGGACAAGAATAAATACAACACTCCCAAATATCGTTTCGTTGTTCGATTT ACGAACAAAGACATTGTTGCTCAAATTGTCTCGGCTAGCATTGCCGGTGATATTGTTCTTGCTGCAGCTTATTCGCATGAGCTACCTCACTATGGTCTCACAGTAGGACTTACAAACTATGCTGCAG CCTATTGCACTGGTCTCCTTTTGGCCCGCCGAGTTCTTAAGACTCTTGAAATGGATGAGGAATATGAAGGCAATGTAGAG GCTACTGGTGAAGATTATTCAGTCGAACCCGCTGATTCCAGGAGGCCTTTCCGTGCTCTCCTTGATGTTGGTTTGGTCAAGACCACAACTGGTAACCGGGTGTTTGGGGCACTCAAG GGAGCTTTGGATGGAGGTTTGGATATTCCTCACAGTGACAAAAGGTTTGCTGGTTTTGACAAGGAGAAAAAGGAGCTTGATGCTGAGGTTCACAGGAAGTATATCTTTGGTGGACATGTTACTGCCTATATGAAG ACATTGATTGAAGACGAGCCGGAGAAGTACCAAACTCACTTCAGCCAATATATCAAGAAAGGGATAGAAGCTGATGGGATTGAGGAACTTTACAAGAAGGTTCATGCTGCTATTCGTGCAGATCCCTCGATCAAAAAGTCTGGGAAGCAGCCACCAAAGGAACACAAGAG GTACAACTTGAAGAAGCTCACTTATGATGAGAGAAGGGCAAAGTTGGTTGCTCGCTTGGAGGCGCTAAATTCTGCAGTGGATGAAGACGAGGATGACGAGTGA